In Streptomyces sp. DG2A-72, one genomic interval encodes:
- a CDS encoding helix-turn-helix transcriptional regulator codes for MSNTKVLPLLEPEVPETVVPCCPPLTERPFTAEEAERTARMFKALGDPVRLRLFSLVASHEGGEACVCDISDVGVSQPTVSHHLKKLKEAGLLTSERRGTWVYYRVEPSVVAAMGNMLTAR; via the coding sequence ATGTCGAACACGAAGGTGCTGCCCCTGCTGGAGCCCGAGGTCCCCGAGACGGTGGTGCCGTGCTGTCCGCCGCTGACCGAGCGCCCCTTCACCGCCGAAGAGGCCGAGCGGACGGCGAGGATGTTCAAGGCGCTCGGCGACCCGGTGCGGCTGCGGTTGTTCTCGCTGGTCGCCTCGCACGAGGGCGGCGAGGCGTGCGTGTGCGACATCTCCGACGTCGGCGTCTCCCAGCCGACCGTCTCCCACCACCTGAAGAAGCTCAAGGAGGCCGGGCTGCTGACCTCCGAGCGGCGCGGGACGTGGGTGTACTACCGGGTCGAGCCGAGCGTGGTGGCCGCGATGGGCAACATGCTCACTGCCCGGTAG
- the arsB gene encoding ACR3 family arsenite efflux transporter produces the protein MTPTATAATAEESSVVAKLSTLDRFLAVWILIAMGVGLGLGRAIPGLNDALAKVEIGGISLPIAIGLLIMMYPVLAKVRYDKLDAVTGDRKLMISSLVINWIAGPAVMFALAWIFLPDLPEYRTGLIIVGLARCIAMVIIWNDLACGDREAAAVLVALNSVFQVLAFGLLGWFYLDLLPGWLNLGDGEQLDISMWKIALNVVIFLGVPLLAGFLTRRIGEQKLGQEKYESKFLPKIGPWALYGLLFTIVILFALQGRTITSQPLDVARIALPLLVYFAVMWFGTFALGKAIGLAYDRTATLAFTAAGNNFELAIAVAIATFGVTSGQALSGVVGPLIEVPVLVALVYVSLAWRRKFSAGQQLTPAPQES, from the coding sequence GTGACCCCCACCGCAACAGCCGCGACCGCCGAGGAGTCCTCGGTCGTCGCGAAGCTGTCGACGCTCGACCGATTCCTCGCCGTCTGGATCCTGATCGCCATGGGTGTCGGTCTCGGCCTCGGGCGCGCCATCCCCGGCCTCAATGACGCCCTGGCCAAGGTCGAGATCGGCGGCATCTCCCTGCCGATCGCCATCGGCCTGCTGATCATGATGTACCCGGTGCTGGCCAAGGTCCGCTACGACAAGCTCGATGCCGTCACCGGCGACCGCAAACTGATGATCTCGTCGCTGGTCATCAACTGGATCGCCGGCCCCGCGGTCATGTTCGCGCTGGCCTGGATCTTCCTGCCCGACCTGCCCGAGTACCGCACCGGCCTGATCATCGTCGGCCTGGCCCGCTGCATCGCCATGGTCATCATCTGGAACGACCTCGCCTGCGGCGACCGCGAAGCCGCAGCCGTGCTCGTCGCCCTCAACTCCGTTTTCCAGGTACTGGCGTTCGGCCTGCTCGGCTGGTTCTACCTCGACCTGCTGCCCGGCTGGCTGAACCTCGGCGACGGCGAGCAGCTCGACATCTCCATGTGGAAGATCGCCCTGAACGTCGTCATCTTCCTCGGCGTCCCGCTGCTGGCCGGGTTCCTCACCCGACGCATCGGCGAGCAGAAGCTCGGCCAGGAGAAGTACGAGTCCAAGTTCCTCCCGAAGATCGGTCCTTGGGCCCTCTACGGCCTGCTCTTCACGATCGTCATCCTCTTCGCCCTGCAGGGCAGGACCATCACCTCCCAGCCGCTGGACGTGGCCCGCATCGCGCTGCCGCTGCTGGTCTACTTCGCGGTGATGTGGTTCGGCACGTTCGCCCTCGGCAAGGCGATCGGCCTCGCCTACGACCGCACCGCCACGCTCGCCTTCACAGCGGCCGGCAACAACTTCGAGCTGGCCATCGCGGTCGCCATCGCCACCTTCGGCGTGACGTCAGGTCAGGCCCTGTCGGGTGTGGTCGGCCCGCTGATCGAGGTGCCGGTCCTGGTCGCGCTCGTATACGTCTCCCTGGCCTGGCGGCGGAAGTTCAGCGCCGGTCAGCAACTGACGCCGGCACCGCAGGAGAGCTGA
- a CDS encoding NAD(P)/FAD-dependent oxidoreductase, with protein sequence MWRQSVVASPGASEQAAGSWPGYYNSLTLFSPARYSSLPGMPFGGDPDRYPHRDEVVTYLLRYADRLDADIRTRTRVREVHTGNGAFTLELEDGGRLSARAVVAASGTFGRPHQPDLPGLDTFTGQLLHAADYRSPDPFAGHRVVIVGAGNSAVQIAPELAERARVALAARHPVRFARRRILGRDLHWWLARTGADTLPIGRFLRTSPTQLVIDDGRYRAAVAAGAPDRRPVFTRIDGAKVTWTDGATEDVDAILLATGYRPGPRHSSSTCVNIDACRTRRCCPCWSPRSPRRWCRAVRR encoded by the coding sequence ATGTGGCGGCAATCGGTGGTGGCCAGTCCGGGCGCGTCGGAGCAGGCGGCCGGGTCGTGGCCCGGCTACTACAACAGCCTCACCCTGTTCTCCCCGGCCAGGTACAGCTCGTTGCCCGGTATGCCGTTCGGCGGTGATCCGGACCGATACCCGCACCGCGACGAGGTCGTCACCTACCTGCTGCGCTACGCCGACCGGCTGGATGCCGACATCCGCACCCGGACCCGGGTGCGCGAAGTCCACACCGGCAACGGCGCGTTCACACTGGAGCTGGAAGACGGCGGACGGCTGTCGGCGCGGGCCGTGGTCGCGGCATCCGGAACCTTCGGACGCCCGCACCAGCCCGACCTGCCAGGACTGGACACCTTCACCGGCCAATTGCTCCATGCCGCCGACTACCGCAGTCCCGACCCGTTCGCCGGGCACCGCGTCGTGATCGTCGGAGCGGGCAACTCGGCGGTGCAGATCGCCCCCGAACTCGCCGAGCGGGCACGGGTGGCGCTGGCGGCGCGGCATCCGGTGCGCTTCGCCCGCCGGCGGATCCTCGGACGGGATCTGCACTGGTGGCTGGCCCGCACGGGTGCCGACACGCTGCCGATCGGCCGCTTCCTCCGCACCTCGCCGACTCAGTTGGTCATCGACGACGGCCGTTACCGCGCCGCTGTGGCTGCCGGTGCTCCGGACCGGCGTCCGGTGTTCACCAGGATCGACGGCGCCAAGGTCACCTGGACGGACGGGGCCACTGAGGACGTCGACGCGATCCTGCTGGCCACCGGCTACCGGCCGGGACCTCGCCACTCTAGTTCGACATGTGTCAACATAGACGCATGTCGAACACGAAGGTGCTGCCCCTGCTGGAGCCCGAGGTCCCCGAGACGGTGGTGCCGTGCTGTCCGCCGCTGA
- a CDS encoding NAD(P)-binding domain-containing protein, producing the protein MSITTVPTTDQLPVVVVGAGPIGLAAAAHLVARGLEPLVLEAGPAAGTAVRDWSHVRLFSTWAEVVDPAAEKLLAPTGWVRPDNAAYPTGGDWAERYLQPLADTLGDKIRYGATVTGVARAGRDRIVDSGRAEQPFTVHVTHADGREERITARAVVDASGTWSVPSPIGADGLPALGEKTAAEHISYRVPDLKDPAVRARYAGQRTAVVGSGASAFTALAQLADLAKEDEGTHAVWILRRGITGSTYGGGEADELPARGALGLRAKAAVESGHASAATGFRTEAVERDADGRLVLVAEDGRRLDPVDEIIVLTGFRPDLSFLSEVRLGLDERLQAPTALAPLIDPNVHSCGTVYPHGVNELSHPEQGIYLVGMKSYGRAPTFLAMTGYEQVRSIAASLAGDQEAAERVELTLPETGVCGGAGLFDDPDAAQGSEGGGCCAAPATVQIGIGAPASSGGC; encoded by the coding sequence GTGTCCATCACCACCGTGCCCACCACCGACCAGCTGCCCGTCGTGGTCGTCGGAGCCGGCCCCATCGGCCTGGCCGCCGCCGCCCACCTCGTCGCGCGCGGCCTCGAACCGCTGGTCCTGGAAGCCGGACCGGCAGCGGGCACCGCCGTCCGCGACTGGTCGCACGTGCGGCTGTTCTCCACCTGGGCGGAGGTCGTCGACCCGGCCGCCGAGAAGCTCCTGGCGCCGACCGGCTGGGTCCGCCCCGACAACGCCGCCTACCCGACCGGCGGCGACTGGGCCGAGCGGTACCTCCAGCCGCTCGCCGACACCCTCGGCGACAAGATCCGCTACGGCGCGACCGTGACCGGGGTGGCCCGCGCCGGCCGCGACCGGATCGTCGACTCGGGCCGTGCCGAGCAGCCCTTCACCGTGCACGTCACACACGCGGACGGGCGCGAGGAGCGGATCACCGCCCGTGCCGTCGTCGACGCCTCCGGCACCTGGTCCGTGCCCAGCCCGATCGGCGCGGACGGCCTGCCCGCCCTCGGCGAGAAGACAGCAGCCGAGCACATCTCCTACCGCGTCCCCGACCTCAAGGACCCCGCCGTACGGGCCCGTTACGCGGGCCAGCGCACCGCGGTCGTCGGCTCCGGTGCCTCCGCCTTCACCGCCCTCGCCCAGCTCGCCGACCTGGCGAAGGAAGACGAGGGCACGCACGCGGTGTGGATCCTGCGCCGCGGTATCACCGGTTCCACGTACGGCGGCGGCGAAGCCGACGAGCTCCCCGCCCGCGGTGCTCTCGGCCTGCGCGCCAAGGCCGCCGTCGAGAGCGGCCACGCGTCGGCCGCCACGGGCTTCCGCACCGAGGCGGTCGAGCGCGACGCCGACGGACGCCTGGTGCTCGTCGCGGAGGACGGCCGCCGCCTCGACCCCGTCGACGAGATCATCGTGCTGACCGGCTTCCGCCCCGATCTGTCCTTCCTCTCCGAGGTCCGCCTCGGCCTGGACGAGCGCCTCCAGGCGCCGACCGCACTCGCCCCGCTCATCGATCCGAACGTGCACTCGTGCGGCACGGTCTACCCGCACGGCGTGAACGAGCTGTCTCACCCAGAACAGGGCATCTACCTGGTCGGCATGAAGTCCTACGGCCGCGCCCCCACGTTCCTCGCCATGACCGGTTACGAGCAGGTCCGCTCCATCGCCGCATCACTCGCCGGCGACCAAGAGGCCGCCGAACGGGTTGAGCTGACCCTGCCGGAGACCGGAGTGTGCGGCGGCGCGGGCCTGTTCGACGACCCCGACGCCGCGCAGGGCAGCGAAGGCGGAGGCTGCTGCGCCGCGCCCGCCACCGTCCAGATCGGCATCGGCGCCCCGGCCTCGTCCGGAGGCTGCTGA
- the pstS gene encoding phosphate ABC transporter substrate-binding protein PstS encodes MQHRGKNRSLLVPIGAALAIAVAGVGGGLLVVSLGGDDDRSGDGFGSTTPPAVAQADCAEEGKVPGSGSTAQQNAVERWIKEYERSCPPVRIAYNPLGSGAGVAEFMLGETAFGGTDGALKPEEVALSRKVCPGGHAIDLPMLGGPVAIGHNLPDVDDLVLDAPTLARIFDTRITQWNDPAIQKLNPDVSLPDLPIKAVHRSDGSGTTQNLNAYLAGAAPAQWPYPAEKAWQARGGESADGSSRVAAQVKATTGAIGYFELSFAAKLEINTVRVDTGAAKPVAPTATTASRGIAAADIIGKGNDLTLKLDYDTSAEGAYPIVLVTYEIVCDKGNNKETLPALKSFLTYTASEEGQEILPDIHYAPLPEEVAVQVRAVIKTLS; translated from the coding sequence GTGCAGCACAGAGGCAAGAACCGCAGTCTTCTCGTGCCCATCGGCGCGGCCCTGGCCATCGCCGTCGCGGGGGTGGGAGGCGGGCTCCTGGTCGTGAGCCTGGGAGGCGATGACGATCGCTCCGGGGACGGTTTCGGCAGCACGACTCCTCCGGCTGTCGCCCAGGCGGACTGCGCCGAGGAGGGCAAGGTGCCCGGTTCCGGGTCCACAGCGCAGCAGAACGCGGTCGAACGCTGGATCAAGGAGTACGAGCGTTCGTGCCCGCCCGTGCGGATCGCCTACAACCCGCTGGGCTCGGGCGCGGGAGTGGCCGAGTTCATGCTGGGTGAGACGGCGTTCGGCGGTACCGACGGCGCGTTGAAGCCCGAAGAAGTCGCACTGTCCCGGAAGGTCTGCCCCGGCGGCCACGCCATCGACCTGCCCATGTTGGGCGGGCCCGTAGCCATCGGGCACAACCTCCCGGACGTGGACGACCTCGTGCTGGACGCACCGACGCTCGCCCGCATCTTCGACACCCGCATCACACAGTGGAACGACCCCGCCATTCAGAAGCTGAACCCGGACGTCTCGCTGCCGGATCTCCCCATCAAGGCGGTGCACCGCTCGGACGGCTCGGGCACCACGCAGAACCTGAACGCGTACCTGGCCGGGGCGGCACCGGCACAGTGGCCTTATCCGGCGGAGAAGGCATGGCAGGCCAGGGGCGGTGAGTCGGCGGACGGCTCCAGCCGCGTCGCCGCACAAGTCAAGGCGACCACCGGGGCGATCGGCTATTTCGAGCTTTCCTTCGCCGCCAAGCTGGAGATCAACACGGTCCGCGTCGACACCGGCGCCGCCAAGCCCGTCGCGCCGACCGCCACGACCGCCTCCCGGGGCATCGCGGCGGCCGACATCATCGGCAAGGGCAACGACCTGACCCTGAAGCTCGACTACGACACCTCGGCCGAGGGCGCCTACCCGATCGTCCTCGTGACCTACGAGATCGTCTGCGACAAGGGCAACAACAAGGAGACCCTCCCCGCGCTGAAGTCCTTCCTGACCTACACCGCGAGCGAGGAGGGCCAGGAGATCCTTCCCGATATCCATTACGCGCCGCTGCCGGAGGAAGTCGCCGTGCAGGTCCGCGCGGTGATCAAGACGCTGTCCTGA
- a CDS encoding ArsO family NAD(P)H-dependent flavin-containing monooxygenase, producing MNDRHTQVVIVGGGQSGLAAGYHLRRLGVDFVILDAQAAPGGAWQHTWDSLHLFSPAAFSSLPGWLMPAQTGEEYPDAAHVVSYLRDYEKRYDLPVERPVQVLGVHRDGEFLRVESDSGTWRTHAVISATGSWWRPFLPAVPGRREFGGEQLHTVDYRSPQEISGRRVIVVGGGNSGAQIAADLAYDTELTWVTRRPPRFLADDIDGRALFDAATARRRALDEGRTGSGGVASLGDIVAVPPVREARDRGLLQATPMFTRLVPGGIEWADGTRAEVDTIIWCTGFRPALSHLAPLQLRGRRGHIATLGTRAVAEPRLHLLGYGDWTGPASATLIGVGRPAREAAKGIAELLGSGRR from the coding sequence ATGAACGACCGGCACACGCAGGTGGTGATCGTCGGCGGCGGCCAGTCAGGGCTCGCCGCCGGATACCACCTGCGCCGCCTCGGCGTGGACTTCGTCATCCTCGACGCCCAGGCCGCGCCGGGCGGTGCATGGCAGCACACGTGGGACTCGCTGCACCTGTTCTCCCCGGCCGCGTTCTCCTCGCTGCCGGGGTGGCTGATGCCGGCGCAGACGGGCGAGGAGTATCCGGACGCGGCGCATGTGGTGTCGTATCTGCGCGACTACGAGAAACGCTACGACCTGCCCGTCGAGCGGCCGGTCCAAGTGCTGGGCGTGCACCGCGACGGTGAATTCCTTCGCGTGGAGAGCGACTCCGGCACCTGGCGCACGCACGCGGTCATCAGCGCGACCGGCAGTTGGTGGCGCCCCTTTCTGCCCGCCGTGCCCGGTCGGCGCGAATTCGGCGGCGAGCAGCTGCACACCGTCGACTACCGCTCGCCGCAGGAGATCTCGGGTCGGCGTGTGATCGTGGTCGGCGGTGGCAACTCCGGCGCGCAGATCGCCGCCGACCTCGCCTACGACACCGAGCTGACCTGGGTCACCCGGCGCCCGCCGCGCTTCCTCGCCGACGACATCGACGGCCGCGCCCTGTTCGACGCGGCCACCGCCCGCCGCCGCGCGCTCGACGAGGGCCGTACGGGCAGTGGGGGCGTCGCCTCGCTGGGCGACATCGTCGCCGTACCGCCCGTACGCGAGGCCCGCGACCGCGGCCTGCTGCAAGCCACGCCGATGTTCACCCGCCTCGTCCCCGGCGGCATCGAGTGGGCCGACGGGACACGAGCCGAGGTCGACACGATCATCTGGTGCACCGGATTCCGGCCCGCCCTCTCCCACCTCGCGCCGCTCCAACTGCGCGGACGTCGTGGCCACATCGCCACGCTCGGCACGCGAGCCGTGGCCGAACCACGCCTGCACCTGCTCGGCTACGGCGACTGGACCGGCCCCGCCTCCGCGACCCTCATCGGTGTCGGCCGCCCCGCCCGCGAGGCTGCCAAGGGCATCGCGGAGCTGCTGGGCTCGGGCCGCCGCTGA